The following is a genomic window from Benincasa hispida cultivar B227 chromosome 7, ASM972705v1, whole genome shotgun sequence.
ATACTCCTTTTATACATGCTGACAAAAGGTAATTAAGTTTATTAATAAAACAAAAGTGATCATAATTTCAACAACCcattgttttttgtttgattgttcttttatttttctttctttctttctttattctttttttagtgCAACGATCcattacttatatatatatatatatatgaaactcCTATTATTTCTCCATTTTGTGTCAAAATCACTCGctaaaaaaatttgtattaaaaCCCACTTACATTTAGATTTACACTGCAGATTTAGGATCAAGCTTTAAAATGTCAGATgtctaccaaaaaaaaaaaaaaccaagtcCAAAAAGTTCATAagaaaatatcgataaaatatcaatattgatAAGTATTTTTGATATATATGctttttaaactaatttaaatatttattatttaaattatattcttattaatgacattttgttttctcttttttatattttatggattttttatcataaaaatattaattcattttGCATGTTAATATGGAacctataaaaaatataaaaatattgattgaAATATGAACATTATACTTAGAATTAAGAGGGATGAAATTAGTGTTTGAATAGTCGTGGCATATCTGAGAACAAAAGTCAAGGTGTATGCCCATAGATACATATAGATTGAAGTGAAGAAAGGAAGGTCACCTTTCTGCCTAAATATCTTTTCATGCAAAGAAATATAGAAAAGTTGACACTTTATCTTTCttcctattatatatatatacataggcTAATGTTACAAAAACGCACTTGGCCTAAAATCTCAAACAACAATACTTGAGTGCAAGGGCGTATTTAATATGATAAaaaattcccttcaattttatgctctttatatgtatataattgaTGTAGTACCAATATCAATCTCTAGTCTAGTGATAAATCTAGCTTCAAGTTTTCTTTAGTTGGATGCAGTAGGGACTACACAAGAGATAGATACAACTCGTCTACATAAAAGATAGCATACTTAATTTGGATCTCAAATATAGACTACTACctaagaggaaaaaagaaaaagaagaaaacatttaACCACAATCACCATCACATCCTAAAATACAAATAGAGCACAATCATATCTCTTGAAATGGAATACAATACAACAAACCCCACTCCCTTACTCTCTCACTTTCTCTCAAGGGAAGACAAATAAAGCAAATAATTGAAACAAACACAAGACAATTCCTCCTCAATTTCTCAATAAACTCCAAAACATTAtttctcaaataaataaaaataataataataattcaaagGACCCTACCATTACTGAATTTACATTACATCTCCCttttttctatcttttcttttttaatcttaCATCCTTTTTCTTTACATCTTTTTCAAAGCTTAACCCAAATAAATCCCCATATATTAATTTCTTCCATCTTATACCTCAAATAAAACCCAAATCCCCAACTTCTTCAAAGGTCCCATTCTTATTTTCCAccccaaataaataaataaagaaataaaccATGTTCCTTAAACAAccctcttctcttctcttttttctcttttttctcttcttctccgCCGCCGCCGGTAGATCTTCTCCGACAAAGTTCCAATACCTTAATGTTAAAGCTACCAAATTGGACTTTAATGACGATCAGATTCTTCATACCCTTAATTTCTCCCACGCCCGCCGGCAAGTGTCCGGTCACAAATCCGACAATAATACATTTAAACTCAACCTTCTCCACCGGGATAAACTTTCCCACGTCCATGGCCATCGTCATGGCTTTAATGAACGCATCAAAAGAGACGCTATTAGAGTCGCCACCCTCGTCCGCCGCCTCTCTCACGGCGGCGGCGCCGTCCAAGATAACAAATACAAGGTGGCCGATTTTGCCACGGATGTCATTTCAGGcaaggaaaattttgatttttttttttaaataccctTTAAAATCCAATGATTGTATTCTTGAAATTTTTCTTATAACTGTTATTATTGTTTTGGGTCAAATGATTTGGATTTGGAATTAGGAATGGAAGAGGGGAGTGGAGAATATTTTGTTCGGATCGGAGTTGGGAGTCCGCCGAGGAGTCAGTATATGGTGATTGATTCCGGTAGTGATATTGTGTGGGTCCAATGTAAACCTTGTAGCCGATGCTACCAACAATCCGACCCGGTTTTCGACCCGGCCGACTCCTCCTCCTTCGCCGGTGTATCTTGCGACTCCATCGTTTGCGACCGTCTCGAGAACACCGGCTGTAATGCTGGACGATGTCGATATGAGGTGTCGTATGGAGACGGGTCTTACACCAAAGGCACTCTCGCTCTCGAAACTCTCACCGTCGGCGAAGTAAGCACTGCAACTCAAAAATTAAGTCgttacaataaatttaattatttgttcatatttatatttttaacttcattcCTAATCTTAAAACTAAATTAGAATAACAATCGATTAATGTATTTCAAACATGTCGATAAGAGAAGTTATTATTAATTAACATCGatactaataataaaattaaattgaaaatttggtcaaaattaaaatttaatctctataattttaaaagtgagttATTAATTCTTTAGTttgattaaagaagaaaaatatttcatcaacagtccctatattttaataaaatcttcataaattaTATGTAAGGTATGAACTCtgactaaattctaattaaaaattataagaatTGAATAAAGGTCACATTTCTAATTTaagcaaataataatatttttgaaactgtctaataaaatttatagataATTAAGTTTGCACtaaatgaatgaataaatatatatattgattctGTGTTGAATATATTACTATAAACTATAGTATGTCTTccacataaaatattttttgaagtCTAAAAAGCTCTAAAATCCTtctggaaaaatgaaaattagaggTCTAATTCAATCTTTGGTCTTTCTGACGTAATCAGAAAATTATACATAAAGTTGTTACATGTTTCTTTTAATCCAAACAGTAATTTCTATTCTCAATATTTTCACATACCCACAAATTTTGAGGGGAAGTTTAACCGTGAGAATTTTAAGTTTGTGCTtgaaaatcatttaaataaagATTTGTGTTAAAAGAAGTACGTGAATTTATAAAGTTCTCGTAAATtctaatcttttaattttgtatttaatacgtcctttaatctttttaaaattaaaatgtaagtcctggttttgtgtttaataaacctctaaaatatttttaaaataaatttattatttaaaagttctctaaactctttaattttatgtctaatagataagtgaattttaaaaaatgtcaaataggtAAATGACTTATTAGATACAATTAGGGTTAAGCTTTGGTCGGTCAGAATCTGTTTTTTGACCAAACCGTCACCAACCGACTATGATCAGTTTAATAAATACTCCAACCAACCTTGACTGTTGAGGAATAAAAATTGGTCGGTCGGTTTCGTCGttttattctttaaacttttttaaacttGTCGATTTGGAATTTTTCCAAACCAACACCAACCAACTTTGATTCAATCAATCAGCTCGATTTTTCGATCTATCATGCTCATCCCTAGATATAATAGTGAAAACCTAAGGCCGTATGGTAACCATTAGGACTATTGAATTCAAAAATGAAAGTTTAGTGATCACAAAATTGAACTTTAGATACTTCTATATTCAACACttgtgaaaaaataaattaacatgaCTCAACTGTCATAAATTCCTATTATCAACCTTGAAGTTAGATGTTTGATCTTCTATCCTACATGTTATAAAAATAAGAGTTGAAAACTAAATAGATACGAACTTAAAAGATTGTTGGATTAAGTACCAAGTAATTTaatcttacatttttttttatttaatattttataattcattcatattctcTCAATAAGGTGATGATTCGTGACGTGGCAATCGGATGCGGTCATACAAACCAAGGCATGTTTATAGGGGCTGCCGGGTTACTCGGACTCGGTGGCGGCTCAATGTCATTCATCGGCCAACTCGGTGGTCAAACCGGCGGCGCATTCAGCTACTGTTTAGTGAGCCGAGGCACCGGCTCGACCGGAACATTGGAATTCGGCCGTGGAGCATTGCCAGTTGGCGCCACGTGGATCTCCCTAATTCGAAACCCACGCGCCCCAAGCTTTTACTACATTGGACTCGCCGGAATCGGAGTTGGCGGCGTCCGAGTTTCGGTACCGGAAGAAACTTTTCAACTCACCGAGTACGGTACAAACGGCGTCGTAATGGACACTGGCACCGCCGTGACGCGTCTACCAACGGCAGCCTACGTGGCGTTGCGTGATTCGTTCACAGCTCAAACTAGCAACCTCCCACGAGCGCCTGGTGTTTCGATCTTCGACACGTGTTACGATCTCAACGGGTTCGAATCCGTACGAGTGCCAACGGTGTCGTTTTACTTCTCCGATGGACCGGTACTGACGTTGCCAGCGAAGAATTTTTTGATTCCGGTGGACGGCGGCGGAACTTTTTGCCTGGCTTTTGCTCCTTCGCCGTCGGGACTTTCCATAATCGGAAACATCCAGCAAGAAGGaattcaaatttcattcgaTGGGGCCAATG
Proteins encoded in this region:
- the LOC120081954 gene encoding protein ASPARTIC PROTEASE IN GUARD CELL 2-like, producing the protein MFLKQPSSLLFFLFFLFFSAAAGRSSPTKFQYLNVKATKLDFNDDQILHTLNFSHARRQVSGHKSDNNTFKLNLLHRDKLSHVHGHRHGFNERIKRDAIRVATLVRRLSHGGGAVQDNKYKVADFATDVISGMEEGSGEYFVRIGVGSPPRSQYMVIDSGSDIVWVQCKPCSRCYQQSDPVFDPADSSSFAGVSCDSIVCDRLENTGCNAGRCRYEVSYGDGSYTKGTLALETLTVGEVMIRDVAIGCGHTNQGMFIGAAGLLGLGGGSMSFIGQLGGQTGGAFSYCLVSRGTGSTGTLEFGRGALPVGATWISLIRNPRAPSFYYIGLAGIGVGGVRVSVPEETFQLTEYGTNGVVMDTGTAVTRLPTAAYVALRDSFTAQTSNLPRAPGVSIFDTCYDLNGFESVRVPTVSFYFSDGPVLTLPAKNFLIPVDGGGTFCLAFAPSPSGLSIIGNIQQEGIQISFDGANGFVGFGPNVC